In Sutterella faecalis, a genomic segment contains:
- a CDS encoding 16S rRNA pseudouridine(516) synthase: MTLADILFTQGFGTRYDCRQIVFAGAVSINGRVADDPDENFEPKGLVLTWRGEEWPVCEKALIAMNKPEGYECSLKPSAHPSVMGLLPGPLRKRAVQPVGRLDWDTTGLLLFTDDGKLLHRLTHPKKHVDKVYLVELCHPMAPDTCEKLLSGVVLDDDPKPVCAKAARMLAPERLELTISQGKYHQVKRMVAACGNRVAKLHRIRVGSYELPENLEPGKWVWLSGPEAVLGGGGR, translated from the coding sequence ATGACTCTAGCCGATATTCTTTTCACGCAGGGATTTGGAACACGCTACGACTGCAGACAGATCGTGTTTGCGGGAGCCGTGTCTATTAATGGGCGAGTGGCGGATGATCCCGATGAGAATTTTGAGCCGAAGGGGCTCGTTCTTACCTGGCGCGGGGAAGAATGGCCGGTATGTGAAAAGGCGCTGATTGCAATGAATAAGCCTGAAGGCTATGAGTGTTCTCTCAAACCTTCAGCGCATCCTTCCGTCATGGGGCTATTGCCGGGGCCACTCCGCAAGCGTGCAGTCCAGCCTGTGGGACGCCTCGACTGGGATACGACCGGACTCCTTCTTTTTACGGATGACGGCAAGCTTCTGCATCGGCTTACGCATCCTAAAAAACATGTCGACAAAGTGTATTTGGTGGAGCTCTGCCATCCGATGGCGCCGGATACCTGTGAAAAACTCCTCTCCGGCGTCGTGCTCGATGACGATCCCAAGCCTGTTTGCGCAAAGGCGGCAAGGATGCTTGCTCCGGAGAGGCTTGAGCTTACGATTTCCCAGGGGAAATATCACCAGGTAAAGAGAATGGTTGCCGCTTGCGGAAACAGGGTAGCAAAGCTTCATCGCATCCGGGTGGGCTCTTATGAGCTGCCGGAAAATCTTGAGCCAGGCAAATGGGTTTGGCTCAGCGGACCGGAGGCAGTGCTGGGCGGAGGCGGCCGCTGA
- a CDS encoding exodeoxyribonuclease III — translation MLRILTFNANGIRSAAKKGFFEWFKKQNADILCIQELKAQEADLSDELKALPGYHGFFHCALKKGYSGCGLWSRRAPDRVRIGFGDEEFDAEGRCVEADFGRLTVISAYFPSGSSSDERQLAKYRFLERFEPHLKALKDSGREVVLCGDVNIAHREIDIKNWKGNLDHSGFLPEERAWLDHLFDEMGWVDVFRSLDPRPERYTWWSQRGQARAKNVGWRIDYELATPGIAALAQSTDIYAAEKFSDHAPLWVDYAVDAGELK, via the coding sequence ATGCTGCGCATTCTTACCTTTAATGCCAACGGTATTCGATCTGCGGCTAAGAAAGGATTTTTCGAGTGGTTCAAGAAACAGAATGCGGACATTCTCTGCATTCAGGAACTAAAGGCTCAGGAAGCAGATCTCTCTGATGAACTCAAGGCACTTCCGGGCTATCACGGTTTCTTCCATTGTGCGCTGAAAAAGGGGTATTCCGGCTGCGGTCTCTGGTCAAGGAGAGCCCCGGACCGCGTTCGCATTGGTTTTGGAGATGAGGAATTCGATGCAGAAGGACGATGTGTCGAAGCGGATTTCGGTCGCCTCACGGTTATTTCTGCATATTTCCCTTCAGGAAGCTCTTCTGACGAAAGGCAGCTTGCTAAATACCGGTTTCTGGAGCGTTTTGAGCCGCATCTGAAGGCTTTAAAGGATTCCGGCAGAGAAGTGGTTCTATGCGGTGATGTCAATATTGCACACAGGGAAATCGACATCAAGAACTGGAAGGGCAATCTTGACCATTCCGGTTTTCTGCCCGAAGAACGAGCCTGGCTCGATCATCTCTTTGATGAAATGGGCTGGGTAGATGTGTTCCGAAGCCTTGATCCGCGTCCGGAGCGTTATACATGGTGGAGCCAGCGCGGGCAGGCTCGCGCTAAGAATGTTGGCTGGCGCATCGATTATGAACTCGCCACCCCAGGCATTGCGGCGCTCGCTCAGTCAACGGACATTTACGCTGCGGAAAAATTTTCCGATCATGCTCCGCTCTGGGTGGACTATGCGGTCGATGCGGGAGAATTGAAATGA
- the pyrE gene encoding orotate phosphoribosyltransferase produces the protein MQSTKQQFIEFALDADVLRFGEFKTKAGRLSPYFFNAGLFNTGALLDKLGAFYAHTLLAARQEGRIEFDMIFGPAYKGIPLAASVAMNLARLGCDVPWAFNRKEAKDHGEGGMIVGAPLKGRVVIIDDVISAGTSVRESVKIIEAAGATPSGVLIAVDRQERGGNAEVMTESSAVQDVEKTFGLHVASIINLHDLLAFMDGPSEKAKAVAGYRDAVAQYRQRYGA, from the coding sequence ATGCAATCGACCAAGCAGCAGTTCATCGAATTCGCCCTGGATGCAGACGTTCTTCGCTTCGGCGAATTTAAAACCAAGGCCGGACGTCTCTCCCCCTATTTCTTCAATGCCGGACTCTTCAATACCGGCGCTCTTCTTGACAAGCTTGGGGCTTTCTACGCGCATACGCTTCTTGCTGCCCGCCAGGAAGGCCGCATTGAATTCGATATGATTTTCGGACCCGCCTATAAAGGCATCCCTCTTGCCGCCAGCGTTGCAATGAACCTTGCTCGTCTCGGTTGCGACGTGCCCTGGGCATTCAACCGCAAGGAAGCTAAGGATCATGGCGAAGGCGGCATGATTGTCGGTGCGCCGCTCAAGGGCCGCGTCGTCATCATTGACGACGTCATCTCCGCAGGTACATCGGTACGCGAATCCGTAAAAATCATTGAAGCCGCAGGTGCAACGCCTTCCGGCGTGCTCATCGCTGTGGACCGCCAGGAACGCGGCGGCAATGCTGAAGTGATGACTGAAAGCTCTGCCGTACAGGATGTGGAAAAGACTTTCGGCCTCCACGTCGCTTCCATCATCAATCTTCACGACCTGCTTGCCTTCATGGACGGTCCCTCGGAAAAAGCCAAGGCGGTCGCCGGCTACCGCGATGCCGTTGCGCAGTACCGTCAGCGCTATGGCGCCTGA
- the gatB gene encoding Asp-tRNA(Asn)/Glu-tRNA(Gln) amidotransferase subunit GatB, producing the protein MKWEVVIGLETHVQLSTHSKIFSGAPCHFGDEPNVNACYVDLALPGALPVLNRGAVDRAIRFGLAIGARVANHSVFDRKNYFYPDLPKGYQISQFELPIVVGGKVTFAVEPKNGEPYMKTINLTRAHLEEDAGKSVHGIVHGHSGIDLNRAGTPLLEIVTEPELRSAAEAVGYARALHALVVWLGMSKGNMQEGNFRCDANVSVRPVGQKEFGTRCEIKNLNSFRFLEEAINYEVERQIELIEGGGKVVQATRLYDPDKGETRLMRTKEDSMDYRYFPDPDLLPLEVSNEWIERVRSEMPELPDAMRERLMKDFGLSEYDASILTGSRDIADYYVAVADGVKDKKIAANWVMGEVAAAVNQTEGMCFASAPVTPEILVKLLSRIADGTISNKGAREVFTAIWAGEGQDVDAVIESKGLKQISDAGALEAIVDEVIAKNPKSVEEFKGGKEKALNALVGQCMKATKGKANPGQLNELLRKRIAG; encoded by the coding sequence ATGAAATGGGAAGTTGTCATTGGTCTTGAGACGCACGTTCAGCTCTCGACCCATTCCAAGATTTTTTCGGGCGCGCCGTGCCATTTCGGCGATGAACCGAACGTGAACGCCTGCTACGTGGATCTTGCTCTGCCTGGAGCGCTGCCAGTGCTTAACCGGGGAGCCGTTGACCGTGCGATTCGCTTCGGTCTCGCGATCGGCGCTCGCGTGGCTAATCATTCGGTTTTCGACCGCAAGAATTATTTTTACCCGGATCTTCCGAAGGGCTATCAAATCAGTCAGTTTGAGCTGCCGATTGTTGTCGGCGGCAAAGTGACTTTTGCCGTGGAACCGAAAAACGGCGAACCCTACATGAAGACCATCAACCTCACTCGTGCGCATCTTGAGGAAGATGCCGGCAAGTCGGTTCACGGCATTGTTCATGGACACTCCGGCATCGATCTTAATCGCGCCGGAACACCGCTTCTGGAAATCGTGACGGAGCCGGAACTGCGCTCCGCCGCTGAGGCAGTGGGCTATGCCCGTGCGCTTCATGCATTAGTGGTTTGGCTCGGCATGTCGAAAGGCAACATGCAGGAGGGCAATTTCCGCTGCGACGCCAACGTATCCGTACGTCCTGTCGGTCAGAAGGAATTCGGTACTCGCTGCGAAATCAAGAATCTCAATTCGTTCCGCTTCCTGGAAGAAGCCATCAACTATGAGGTTGAGCGCCAGATCGAGCTGATTGAGGGCGGCGGAAAGGTGGTGCAGGCTACGCGGCTTTATGACCCTGATAAGGGCGAAACGCGTCTCATGCGCACGAAGGAAGATTCGATGGATTATCGCTACTTCCCGGACCCTGATCTGCTCCCGCTTGAAGTAAGCAATGAATGGATTGAACGGGTGCGCAGCGAGATGCCTGAGCTCCCTGATGCCATGCGGGAACGTCTTATGAAGGATTTTGGTCTTTCTGAGTACGATGCCTCCATTCTGACGGGAAGTCGCGACATCGCCGACTATTACGTCGCTGTAGCTGATGGCGTGAAGGATAAGAAGATCGCTGCCAACTGGGTGATGGGTGAGGTTGCGGCCGCTGTCAACCAGACGGAAGGCATGTGCTTTGCATCCGCCCCGGTTACGCCTGAAATTCTTGTAAAGCTTCTTTCTCGAATCGCCGATGGAACCATTTCCAACAAAGGTGCGCGTGAAGTCTTCACTGCCATCTGGGCCGGAGAAGGCCAGGATGTAGATGCGGTTATTGAAAGCAAAGGCCTGAAGCAGATTTCCGACGCTGGTGCGCTTGAAGCTATCGTTGACGAAGTGATCGCCAAAAATCCGAAGTCCGTGGAGGAATTCAAGGGCGGCAAGGAAAAGGCGCTCAATGCGCTTGTAGGTCAGTGCATGAAAGCAACCAAGGGCAAGGCCAATCCCGGACAGCTCAATGAGCTTCTGAGAAAGCGCATTGCCGGTTGA
- the gatA gene encoding Asp-tRNA(Asn)/Glu-tRNA(Gln) amidotransferase subunit GatA — translation MEKTFVSVAELSRRLQSREVSAVELARDYLERIEEGRGLNAFLDVRPEETIRQAEEADRRIAAGQATPLTGIPIAHKDIFVTKEWASTAASRMLEGYMSPFDATVVRSLKDAGMVCMGKLNCDEFAMGSGNENSAYGRVGNPWDANAVPGGSSGGSAAAVAAGLVPIATGTDTGGSIREPAAFCGITGMKPTYGRPSRLGMIAFASSLDTAGLLGQSAEDCAMVLGSMVGHDPWDSTSVDMPREDFSRDLGKSVKGLKIGVPRSWMGDGLDSEVRASIDAVLDFYRREGAEIVDIELPMAKLGVPVYYVVACAEASSNLSRFDGVRYGHRAAEYTDIGDMMKKSRDEGFGPEPKRRIMIGTYVLSHGYYDAYYLKAQKVRRLIAREFHETFRKVDAIACPVTTGTAYDFGANADPVSAYLSDLYTVPASLAGLPGVSMPCGIHSNGRPIGLQLLGEHFTEAKLLHLADAWQKATDWHQRHPKGY, via the coding sequence ATGGAAAAAACTTTTGTCTCCGTCGCCGAACTGTCCCGGCGACTTCAGAGCCGCGAGGTGTCTGCCGTTGAACTTGCCCGCGACTATCTCGAACGCATCGAAGAAGGCCGCGGCCTGAATGCTTTCCTTGATGTCCGCCCCGAGGAAACGATCCGTCAGGCTGAAGAAGCCGACAGACGTATTGCCGCCGGGCAGGCGACTCCGCTCACCGGCATCCCCATTGCGCATAAAGACATTTTTGTCACCAAAGAGTGGGCATCAACGGCAGCGAGCCGCATGCTCGAAGGCTATATGAGCCCCTTTGATGCGACTGTCGTGCGCAGCCTCAAGGACGCCGGCATGGTTTGCATGGGTAAGCTCAATTGCGATGAATTCGCGATGGGATCGGGTAATGAAAATTCCGCATACGGACGTGTGGGGAATCCTTGGGATGCCAACGCAGTTCCCGGCGGTTCTTCGGGCGGCTCAGCCGCCGCCGTTGCAGCTGGGTTGGTGCCGATTGCAACCGGGACGGATACGGGCGGCTCCATTCGCGAACCCGCAGCGTTCTGCGGCATTACCGGCATGAAGCCTACATACGGCCGGCCGTCGAGACTCGGCATGATCGCCTTTGCATCTTCGCTGGATACTGCAGGTCTTCTCGGTCAGTCAGCTGAGGACTGCGCTATGGTGCTCGGCTCTATGGTGGGCCATGATCCCTGGGATTCAACGAGCGTCGATATGCCCCGGGAAGATTTCTCCCGGGATCTTGGCAAGTCGGTGAAGGGGCTGAAGATCGGCGTGCCGCGCTCCTGGATGGGAGACGGCCTTGATTCCGAAGTCCGCGCTTCCATTGATGCAGTGCTTGATTTCTATCGCCGCGAAGGCGCGGAGATCGTAGATATTGAACTGCCGATGGCTAAGCTCGGCGTTCCGGTTTACTACGTCGTCGCCTGTGCTGAGGCGAGCTCCAACCTTTCGCGTTTTGACGGCGTGCGATACGGCCATCGTGCGGCGGAATATACCGATATCGGCGACATGATGAAAAAATCGCGCGATGAAGGGTTTGGTCCGGAACCGAAGCGCCGCATCATGATCGGCACCTATGTGCTGTCGCACGGTTATTACGATGCCTACTACTTAAAGGCTCAAAAAGTTCGTCGCCTCATTGCGCGTGAATTCCATGAGACTTTCCGTAAGGTCGATGCCATTGCTTGTCCGGTTACCACTGGTACGGCTTACGATTTTGGGGCTAATGCCGATCCGGTTTCCGCCTACCTCTCTGACCTTTATACGGTTCCGGCTTCGCTTGCCGGTCTGCCCGGCGTTTCCATGCCCTGCGGCATCCATTCGAACGGTCGTCCAATCGGTTTGCAGCTTCTTGGTGAACACTTCACCGAAGCGAAGCTCCTGCATCTGGCTGATGCATGGCAGAAGGCCACCGACTGGCATCAGCGCCATCCGAAGGGCTATTGA
- the gatC gene encoding Asp-tRNA(Asn)/Glu-tRNA(Gln) amidotransferase subunit GatC produces MPLSAGDIRRIADLGRIDISEEQIKVMQGELNDIFQMIEEIRSVDTEGIEPMPNPHDGVERLREDVVTEGNNRSENMKNAPEKSEGYFLVPQVIE; encoded by the coding sequence ATGCCTTTAAGCGCTGGCGATATTCGCCGTATCGCAGATCTCGGCCGCATTGATATTTCTGAAGAACAGATCAAGGTCATGCAGGGCGAGCTCAACGATATTTTCCAGATGATTGAAGAAATCCGTTCGGTTGATACCGAAGGAATTGAGCCCATGCCGAATCCGCATGACGGAGTGGAGCGCCTGCGTGAAGATGTGGTCACTGAAGGCAATAACCGCAGTGAGAACATGAAGAATGCTCCGGAAAAATCCGAGGGCTATTTCCTTGTCCCTCAGGTGATCGAATAA
- a CDS encoding rod shape-determining protein, which produces MFGFFRNYFSNDLAIDLGTANTLIYVRGKGIVLNEPSVVAIRQEGGPNGKTTIHAVGKAAKQMLGRVPGNISAIRPMKDGVIADFTVTEQMLKQFIRMAHPSRLFAPSPRIIICVPCGSTQVERRAIKESALAAGASEVYLIEEPMAAAIGAGLPVNEAAGSLVVDIGGGTTEVGLISLGGMVYAGSIRVGGDKFDQAIINYIRRNFGMLIGEPTAELIKKKIGSAFPASEMMAIEVKGRNIAEGVPRTFTVHSNEVLEALSEPLNQIVVAVKNALEKTPPELGADIAEHGLMLTGGGALLRDIDQLLKEETGLPVHVAEEPLNCVVKGCGIALENMDKLRTAFAVG; this is translated from the coding sequence ATGTTCGGCTTCTTTCGAAACTACTTCTCCAATGATCTCGCCATCGATCTCGGTACGGCCAACACCCTGATTTATGTCCGTGGTAAAGGCATTGTTCTCAATGAGCCGAGCGTTGTCGCCATCCGCCAGGAAGGCGGGCCAAACGGCAAAACGACCATTCACGCTGTCGGTAAAGCCGCCAAACAGATGCTCGGCCGCGTTCCAGGCAACATCAGCGCCATCCGTCCGATGAAGGACGGCGTGATTGCAGACTTTACGGTCACCGAACAGATGCTCAAGCAGTTCATCCGCATGGCGCATCCGTCAAGGCTGTTTGCTCCTAGTCCGCGCATCATCATTTGCGTACCCTGCGGCTCCACGCAGGTAGAGCGGCGCGCCATTAAGGAAAGCGCGCTCGCTGCCGGCGCATCTGAGGTTTATCTGATCGAAGAGCCCATGGCTGCTGCCATTGGTGCGGGACTCCCCGTCAATGAGGCTGCCGGCTCCCTTGTTGTCGACATCGGCGGCGGCACTACCGAAGTGGGGCTGATTTCACTCGGCGGCATGGTCTACGCAGGATCCATCCGCGTAGGTGGCGACAAATTCGACCAGGCAATCATCAATTACATCCGCCGCAACTTCGGCATGCTGATTGGCGAACCCACGGCAGAGCTCATCAAGAAAAAGATCGGCTCCGCTTTCCCCGCCTCCGAGATGATGGCAATCGAAGTCAAGGGCCGCAACATTGCCGAGGGCGTACCGCGCACCTTTACCGTTCACTCCAATGAAGTGCTTGAGGCGCTCTCCGAGCCGCTTAATCAAATCGTGGTAGCCGTCAAGAATGCCCTCGAGAAAACTCCCCCGGAACTTGGTGCCGATATTGCTGAGCACGGCCTCATGCTGACAGGCGGAGGCGCTCTTCTGAGAGACATCGATCAGCTGCTCAAGGAAGAAACCGGCCTGCCGGTGCATGTTGCCGAAGAGCCGCTCAACTGCGTAGTGAAGGGCTGCGGCATTGCGCTGGAGAATATGGATAAGCTCCGCACCGCCTTCGCTGTCGGCTGA
- the mreC gene encoding rod shape-determining protein MreC codes for MAYGAPPLFRQGVSARARFLFFLMLSLAAILVDGRLRSLDGLRSTVVSFTSPIVEAIHLPGRILGEGQGYFMSKRRLNEEVQRLSEENQLLQLSAARYEEVQQENESLRRLINTVPRAADKVATAEVIGRIADPFSRRIQINIGSREGVEIGMPVIGPFGVLGQISRVVNRLSEVTLLTDHTIRLSVINRRTGAFFILSGTGDDSLSVLFALPSADIRPGDELITSGLDNLFPKAILAARVTATSYQPGEPYQRVEAAAVADVEDIQFATVVLANPNPAAGLEEAAAPSRFERRSRR; via the coding sequence ATGGCCTACGGAGCTCCGCCGCTATTCCGCCAGGGCGTATCCGCCCGCGCGCGCTTTCTATTCTTTCTTATGCTTTCGCTGGCAGCCATCCTTGTTGATGGCCGCCTGCGTTCGCTTGATGGCCTCAGAAGCACGGTAGTGAGCTTTACATCTCCCATCGTAGAGGCGATCCACCTGCCTGGCCGAATTCTCGGTGAAGGGCAAGGTTATTTCATGAGCAAGCGCCGCCTTAATGAAGAAGTGCAGCGGCTCTCCGAAGAAAATCAGCTCCTGCAGCTCTCGGCTGCACGTTATGAGGAAGTGCAGCAGGAAAACGAATCTCTGCGGCGCCTCATCAATACCGTTCCCAGAGCAGCAGATAAAGTCGCGACGGCAGAAGTCATCGGCCGCATTGCAGATCCATTCTCCCGCCGGATTCAGATCAATATCGGCTCCCGGGAAGGCGTTGAGATCGGCATGCCGGTAATCGGCCCTTTTGGAGTTCTCGGACAGATTTCCCGTGTTGTTAATCGTCTTTCCGAAGTAACTCTCCTCACGGACCACACCATTCGCCTTTCTGTCATCAACCGCAGAACGGGTGCCTTCTTCATCCTTTCGGGCACGGGCGACGACAGTCTTTCCGTTCTCTTCGCATTACCCTCGGCGGACATTCGCCCTGGTGATGAACTCATTACGTCAGGGCTCGACAATCTTTTCCCGAAAGCCATCCTTGCTGCGCGCGTTACAGCTACCAGTTATCAACCTGGAGAGCCCTATCAAAGGGTGGAAGCGGCTGCCGTTGCTGATGTTGAAGACATCCAGTTCGCCACTGTCGTTCTCGCAAATCCCAACCCTGCCGCCGGGCTTGAAGAAGCGGCTGCCCCCTCACGTTTTGAGCGGAGGTCCCGTCGATGA
- the mreD gene encoding rod shape-determining protein MreD: MNKLDYSSLPEDSDAGKLEHPASLSWVLFTFFFSIVISIAAQQSFWMPNFLALTIIFWTLRQPESAGMTVAFCCGILMDVLNGSVLGQQALAFVTLCYFTTTLARRISWFGPFGQSLHILPLLLLSQVLVMLVRLWFDGLWPGWEWFLQSLTGAAIWPLWSKLLKPRSSRVTSL; this comes from the coding sequence ATGAACAAGCTTGATTACTCATCGCTCCCTGAAGACAGCGATGCCGGCAAGCTCGAACATCCGGCCTCGCTCTCATGGGTGCTCTTTACCTTCTTCTTTTCCATCGTTATCAGTATTGCAGCCCAGCAAAGCTTCTGGATGCCCAATTTTCTGGCACTCACGATCATTTTCTGGACGCTGCGGCAGCCCGAAAGCGCCGGCATGACGGTTGCTTTCTGCTGCGGCATTCTGATGGATGTGCTCAATGGTTCTGTTCTCGGACAGCAGGCGCTTGCCTTCGTGACGCTCTGCTATTTCACGACAACACTCGCGAGACGCATCTCTTGGTTTGGCCCCTTCGGACAAAGTCTCCACATCTTGCCGCTCCTGCTGCTTTCTCAAGTACTTGTGATGCTTGTGCGTCTCTGGTTTGACGGACTCTGGCCGGGTTGGGAGTGGTTCCTGCAGAGCCTGACTGGCGCCGCTATCTGGCCGCTTTGGTCCAAGCTTCTCAAGCCGCGCTCATCACGCGTCACATCACTCTGA
- the mrdA gene encoding penicillin-binding protein 2 yields the protein MALESLEFKEEDSDAGAFRRRLAFAFGMVILCFSLLVMRLAWLQIIKQDTYQQRAEQNRTVTTTNQGSRGLIFDRNGTLIAGNRLSWSIEITLDQTVEPINRLIDRLAEVIKITPADRRRFRRLREDLNRYDGIPIRTDLTDAEVAAFTAQRWRFPGVDINQREHRIYPEHALGSHIIGYVSSLSLNDKKRLDSEGVLALYQGEREIGKVGLERSYEHILHGTPGHETLEITADGRSVRTLELIPAHPGKNLRLSVDMNLQSVAENAMKGKTGAIIAIEPRTGEILSFVSLPTYDLNLFPGGIDPESWSYLNTAETKPLLNRAMRGIYPIGSTYKPFMALAGLETGAVTADFILNDTGVFQVGNHRFRDVTGSPKGPLNLRKSIAVSSDIYYYWLSTQIGVDGIYNFMKQWKFGAKTGIDLVGEQTGILPNREWKERRIKEPWYVGDTPSLGIGQGYNAFTLLQLAHATATLANRGVIMTPHLVKSIEDPMTGEITRVDAESTGKIPLKPRNIDVVTAGMTDVTTSGTARGIFRDAPYSVAGKTGTAQVVSIAQDSRYDEKKLSRELHDHALFIAFAPARNPRIALAVLVENGGFGARAAAPIAREMMDYWLTGENKLGLPPPKGVPLIDTKSKEERRQKRSNPS from the coding sequence ATGGCCCTCGAATCTCTGGAATTCAAAGAGGAAGACTCTGACGCCGGGGCATTTAGAAGGCGCCTTGCCTTTGCCTTCGGCATGGTGATTCTCTGCTTCAGCTTGCTCGTCATGCGTCTTGCCTGGCTGCAGATCATCAAACAGGATACTTATCAGCAACGGGCAGAACAAAACCGTACCGTTACCACAACCAATCAGGGATCAAGAGGATTGATCTTTGATCGCAACGGCACATTAATTGCCGGCAATCGTCTCTCCTGGTCGATTGAAATTACGCTGGATCAAACTGTTGAGCCTATCAACCGGTTGATTGACCGTCTTGCGGAAGTCATCAAAATCACGCCTGCCGATCGCAGACGCTTTCGCAGATTGAGAGAAGATCTGAATCGCTACGACGGCATTCCCATCCGTACAGACCTCACTGACGCGGAGGTAGCCGCCTTTACGGCCCAGCGCTGGCGATTCCCCGGCGTGGACATCAATCAGCGCGAGCACCGTATTTATCCGGAACATGCTCTTGGCAGCCACATCATCGGTTACGTCAGCTCACTCTCCCTCAATGACAAGAAGCGTCTCGACTCTGAAGGCGTCCTTGCGCTCTATCAGGGCGAGCGCGAGATCGGCAAAGTAGGACTTGAACGCAGCTATGAGCACATTCTGCACGGCACTCCAGGTCATGAAACACTCGAAATCACTGCCGACGGCAGATCTGTGCGCACGCTTGAGTTGATTCCTGCCCATCCAGGGAAAAATCTCCGCCTCTCAGTGGATATGAATCTGCAGAGCGTGGCAGAAAATGCCATGAAGGGGAAAACCGGTGCCATCATCGCCATTGAGCCTCGTACAGGCGAGATTCTCTCTTTTGTATCGCTTCCTACATACGACCTCAACCTTTTCCCGGGCGGCATTGACCCTGAGTCCTGGAGCTATCTCAATACTGCCGAAACAAAGCCGCTTCTCAACAGAGCCATGCGCGGCATCTATCCTATCGGCTCAACTTACAAACCCTTCATGGCCCTCGCCGGCCTTGAGACCGGCGCGGTAACTGCTGACTTTATCCTTAACGATACCGGCGTCTTTCAGGTTGGGAACCATCGCTTCCGCGACGTTACCGGCTCCCCAAAAGGTCCGCTTAATCTGCGCAAATCCATAGCGGTGTCATCCGACATCTATTACTACTGGCTCTCCACCCAGATTGGCGTCGATGGCATTTACAACTTCATGAAGCAATGGAAGTTCGGAGCCAAAACCGGCATTGACCTTGTAGGCGAGCAAACCGGGATTCTCCCCAATCGGGAATGGAAGGAGCGACGCATAAAGGAACCCTGGTACGTGGGCGACACACCGTCCCTCGGCATCGGTCAGGGCTATAACGCCTTCACGCTTTTGCAGCTCGCGCATGCCACGGCTACGCTCGCCAACCGCGGCGTCATCATGACTCCGCACCTGGTAAAGAGCATCGAGGACCCGATGACAGGGGAAATAACCCGCGTAGACGCAGAGTCGACAGGAAAAATCCCTCTAAAACCAAGAAATATCGATGTGGTGACTGCTGGAATGACGGATGTCACCACTTCCGGCACAGCACGAGGCATTTTCCGTGACGCCCCATACAGCGTCGCCGGCAAAACAGGCACGGCCCAGGTAGTGAGCATTGCCCAGGACTCTCGCTATGACGAAAAGAAGCTATCGCGGGAGCTCCATGACCATGCACTCTTCATCGCTTTTGCACCTGCCCGCAATCCACGAATCGCACTCGCCGTTCTTGTTGAAAACGGCGGGTTCGGCGCCCGTGCAGCAGCTCCAATTGCCCGGGAAATGATGGACTACTGGCTCACAGGAGAAAATAAGCTCGGCCTCCCGCCTCCTAAAGGTGTTCCTCTTATTGATACGAAATCGAAGGAAGAGCGCCGTCAGAAAAGGAGCAATCCGTCATGA